TTATAGAAATATTCAATGAATGAGGGAATTGACGCTTGATGTTGGGAATGATAATTTAGATATATCATTAAAACCAATAAGTCCAATAAGATAAAGGGGGTATGTGGGATGACACATATCGTGCATGCAGCAGCTGAAGATATTCGGAGCGAGGATTCGCTGCTATTGATCAAGGAACTGAGTGAAGAACTCGGTTTGTTATATGGCGGTGATGGAACGGCGGGATTTCAACTGTCAGACGTTGAAGTGCCACGTGCGGCTTTTATCGTTGCCAGGATCGACGGGTATCCGGTCGGTTGCGGAGCACTTAGACCCCTTGATGATACATCTGTAGAAGTTAAACGCATGTATACACGCAGTGGTTACCGCCGTAAAGGGATTGCCCAGGCGATATTGGCCGAGGCAGAGCGTCTTGCGAACGAACTTGGTTATACCAATCTGAAACTGCAAACAGGTCCCTTGCAACCAGAAGCTGCAGCGCTGTATGAGCGTGTAGGGTATTATCGGATTCCTGTTTTCAGTGGAAATTGGGACAGAGTGTTGGCCTACCAGAAAGATCTGGTACACGAAAAAGTATAATTATACGCATCACAGCTTTTATTTGCTGAACGGACAGAGGAACACAAGATAAAAGTAAAAAAGTCGCCGATTGGCGACTTTTTGCATTTTAACATACTCCATATACTCCATATACTCCAATTATCTCATCTGAAAATACAGACAAAAGTGTTCAATCCGTTGCGCTAGTATTGATCGAAGGTTCCTGATGTTGGACACCCCATTCGCATAGTCCTTCCAAAACGGGCAATAACGTTTCAGCTTTGGCTGTCAGACGGTACTCGACTTTAGGAGGGACTTGGGGATATTCTTTCCGTTCCACCATACCATCTGCTTCCAATTCTTTGAGCTGTGAACTCAGCGTTTTATACGTGATAGCGCCGATCTGTCTTTTAAGTTCATTGAAGCGGACAGGCTGGTTATCAGCCAGAAGATACATAATCACCATTTTCCATTTGCCACCAATGACAGACAACGTATATCCAAAAGGGGTATCTTGAATATTTTTAACTTTACCGTGGTATTCAGCCATACTCATCATTTACACTATCCTTCCGGGTAGTACCTATCATAAAAGACCGTACTATTTATTTGTTTGGGCTCAGTTTATACTAACCTTACTTTGAAGTAAAGGGGATTTACGATGACTCAAAAAACAATACGTCTGCTTATGCCACAATGGCAAGGTGGAGATAATCCTAACTACTCTTTTGGAGCGGAGTTGCTTGCATGGCTCGCACCTGACAATGATCAACCTCTCATTCATGTTCCTGTTGAGGCTTATGATGGAACATCTCTGGTAAGCGAGAAAGGGATAAAAGGCAGAGCACAGTTACTTCAGCAATTGCAGGCTGCCCAGCATATTATTCAAGCTCACCAGCCCGATCGCATTGTCATGTTTGGCGGTGACTGTTTGGTTGAACAAGCCCCGTTTGCTTATTTAAATGAACGATATGGCGGAGAACTTGGTTTGATATGGATTGATGCACATGGTGATCTGGTTAGATACGAGGGCTATGACAACGGTCATACTTTACCGCTTGGGAACCTTCTTGGGGAAGGCGATCCGGAGTTTGCTAAACATGTGAGTGTCCCCTTGAAGCCTGAACATGTCTTCATGGCCGGGTTGACAACCGCCACGGAACAGGAAACCGAAGTGATTCAAAGATTAGGTATCCGAACGGCTGGAACTGAAGAATTAACCCATGGCATGGATTCGATTAAGAAGTGGATTAAAGAGACTGGTATCAAACATCTGGCAATTCATCTTGATCTGGATGTGCTTGATCCCAACATGTTCCGTTCATTGTTATTCGCCAAACCAGGGGAACCTTATGTGTTTTCACCAGCGGGAACCATGCAAATACCTCACTTGCTTCATCTAATCAAAGAACTGTCTGAAGAAACAGATGTAGTTGGATTAGGGATAACTGAGCATATGCCGTGGGATGCCATTAACTTGAAGAATTTGCTTGGAGAAATACCTATCCTGAACCAGTGATATAGGTAATAAGTCGCCAGAATAAATCAGAATACTGATATAAGGAGTCAAAATATAGGAAGATTACAGATAAAAATATCAATATTATTATATGGGTGGTTCGACGAGAATCAGAAATTAAACAAACTGAGGAGAGACACCCAGATGGTCACGTTATTGTTAATCATTATTTATCTCGCATTTATAGGGCTGGGATTACCGGATGCTTTACTTGGCAGTGCCTGGTCCGTTATGAAAAACGATATACATGCGACAACAGAAATGGCGGGTTACATATCGCTATTCATTTCATTTAGTACAGTAGTGTCCAGTCTGTCCGCCAGCCGATTGTTACACCGATTCGGAACGGGTAAAGTCACATTATTTAGTATCCTCTCAACAACGATCGCACTGTTGGGGTTCTCATTCTCTGAGAATTTTGTGTTTTTACTAATTCTGGCGATCCCTCTCGGCTTAGGTGCAGGTTCGGTGGATGCGGCACTAAGTAATTATGTAGCATTGCATTTCAAGGCCAAGCATATGAACTGGTTGCATTGTTTCTGGGGAATTGGCGCAGTGACAGGCCCACTCGTTATGGCATATTGGCTGAATCAAGCAAACAACTGGCGTGCAGGATACGTTACTGTGGGGTTGATTTTGCTTGGGATCGTGGTAGTCTTATTATCAACTTTGTCTCTATGGAAGATTTTTGAGAAGGGAAGAGTAGAGGGTTCAGGCGATGAGAAGAAACGCGTAAGCAACCGTGAGGCCATACGTATCCCTGGCGTGAAAATGTCGATGCTTGCGATGCTCTGTTACAATGGTTCCGAAACTGCTGCCGGTCTGTGGATGGCTTCTTTCTTCATTGTTAGCAAAGGAGTTTCTCCAGGCACTGCCGCAGCACTATCCTCTCTATTTTTCATTGGCATTATCTTGGGACGTGTAATCTCAGGCTTTCTTTCGACTCATATATCCAGCAAAAATCTCATCAGATATGGTGGAATCGTTGGATGCTTCGGATTAGTTATCCTGGTTATGCCGATTCCTTACTGGGTTGCCGCAGGGGCTTTATTTATCGTGGGAATGGGCGGAGCACCGATCTATCCGAGTATTGTTCATGCGACACCGGAACGTTTCGGTGAGAAGGCATCCCCAAGTGTAATTGGACTTGAAATGGCCAGTGCCTATACAGGTTCAACACTCCTCCCGTTAGGTATGGGACTCCTAGCCAGCCAATGGGGAATGTCAATGGTACCCCTGATCCTGCTGATTCTGTTCAGTGTCATGTTCGCGGCTACAGAGCTGGTTAACAAAAGCAACAAGGCTACACGTCTGACCGTCTAGCTCTTGCTATAGGTCATTAAGGTTCTGCCACTATACAACAAAGGAACAACCATCGCTGGTTGTTCCTTTTGGTGTGTGGGCTATTTTTTATAAGAAGATCAGTAACAATGTACCTGCGGCAAAACAATAATACGAAAAGTATTTCAGGTTGCCTTTGGCCATAATGCCCATAAACCATCTCATGGAGAAATAGGTGACGAAGAGCGTCGTGATGAATGCGATCAGATAAGGGATAGCGAGTTGTGATCGATTCGGATCATTGGCAATGTCGGATACACCCATAATGAGTCCACCAATACTTATGGGAATGTACAGCATAAAGGAGAACTTCAGAGCTGTTTCCTGTTTCATGCCAACAGCGATGGACGCAATTACAGTTGCCCCTGAGCGGCTAATGCCCGGAATAAGAGCGACCGCCTGAGCCAGACCTACCAACAATGCATCTTTCGTAGACAGATCACCGTCTTGCTTGCGACCACGAAGATTACGAATAAGCCACAAGGCAACTCCGGTGATTAATAGCGCGATGGAAACGGTATATACGGACGAGAAAATTTCTTCAATTCGGTCCTTGAACAGGACTGCAACGACAGCAGCAGGGATCGTACCAATAATTATGTATAAGCAAAACATGAAGTCTGCTCGATATTCTTCTTTACGAGTACGCAGGTAACCTAATGCACCAATAATCAACTTTTTGATATCTTCCCGGAAAATAAAAATAATAGCGATAAGTGATGCTGTGTTTGTTAAAATCTCAAATGACAATCCATTCTGCTTGATGCCCATGAGTTTCTGAGCGATGATCAGATGACCGCTTGAGGAGACGGGAATCGGCTCCGTCGCACCTTGAATAATACCTAAAAACAAATACTTTAACCACAATATAATATCTTCCATGTTGTCCTCCTTGAATACGTTTCATTGGCTTTCCAATGATCTCTCTTTTTAATAAAAGTGACTTGTCTACTCTATTGATGATAGCTGTTTAACTTGGTGACTTGCAAGTTAGAGTTCATATAGGGGGTGAAATAAACATAGCTTGTCAAATCCTGCATAGCATGATATCGTTGATAACGATTATCAATATCAACGAAAAGGTGGGTTTATTTTGCGTAAACAGATAAAATCAATATGGATCATGATAGCACTCATCTTCCTGATTGTACTTAGTGCATGTGGTCAGTCTGCTACGACCAATAGTACAACCGGGGACAGCACGAGTGCAGCTGCGGAGACAGAAACCAAGACGAACTCGGATTCAACTTCTTCCGCTGATAAAGCGGCAACTGCCGAAGAGGAACTTGTTACATATCAATCGGATGCAGGCGAAGTACAGGTGCCCAAGAATCCTAAGCGCATTATTGATTTGACATCATTTTCGACGGGGTACTTTGTTGCCTTGGATGCACCGGTAGTCGGCGCTTTATCAGGTGCGATGAACAACAAGTATATCAAGGACCAACTTGCAGCAGCAGGCACCAGCGATCTGGGTGAAGAGCCTACCCCAGAAAAATTAATCAGCTTAAAACCTGACCTCTTTATCGTGTACACTGGCACAGAGGGCATCGATAAGCTGGAGCAGATTGCACCTGTCGTACAGATTACATTTGGTAAGCGCGATTTCAAAGATTTGATGCTCGAAATGGGTAAGCTCACCAATAGAGAAGACGCAGCGAAAGCTTGGAATGCGAAATGGGAAGCGAAGATCAACGAACTGAAGCCTAAAGTTCAGGAAGCTGTAGGCGATCGCACCGTTTCCATACTGAATCCGTATGCCAAAGGATTATTTGTATTCGGTCATAACTATGGTCGAGGCGGTGAAATTATTTACGGGGAGTTTGGTCTCAAAGCACCAGCCAAGGCCCAAGCTGAAGCTATTGACAGCGGAACTGGATGGGCTTCGATCTCCATGGAACTATTACCGGAGTATGCGGGTGATATCATCTTCACCAGCCCGTGGTCGGGAGATACAACCGATCCCAAGATCGTGTATGATAATGCATTATGGAAGAACTTGCCTGCGGTGAAGGCAAATCATGTGTTCCAACTTGACCCAACTTCAGACTCGTACAACGATCCGTTAACGTTGGAAGGTCAGCTGCAATTTATTTCCGATAGCCTGCTTGCCGCGAAGTAAGATTAGACTGCATAAATGGTAATACTGGAGCATTTCCAAATGTCGTTACAAGACGGGGAAATGCTCTTCTTATGAGATTAGAATGTTATATATGTCGAACTTGGATGGATTTTGACCAATGTAATTAAGCTTGATACAATAGGATAACAGCTGATGAACATTAAATATCAAGTGGGGTGATCTAGATTGCAGCAAAAGAGTGAACGTTTGAATGTTTGGTTGGCTTTCTCTAACATTCATACCCATCTGAACGAGAAGCTGGAACAAGCTCTGCTTCAACAATATGACTTATCTTTGAAGGAATTTTATGTGTTAAACTTCATATATAATGCGGAGGGTAAGGAATTACGCCTACAGCAACTTCAAGAACTAGTGGGGTTGAGCCAAAGTGCTACTTCCAGGCTCGTCGTTAGGATGGAAGCCAAAGACTGTGGGGCTCTGGAAAGACATGCATGTGAAGATGACCGGCGTGGCATTTACACTCGAATTACGGAGCTTGGAGAGAATAAATACAAGAGAGCACTTCAAACGTTTAATCAGGTCTTGCAAACTGAATTGGAACAGGATGGATTTGAGACTCGATTAGAGAACCTCACTAAAGAATTGTTCTAAGGCTAGGGGAAATATAGGGTAATGTAGTCATTTACCCTATAAGAAGACTTGACACTCATTAATATATCCGTTAAATTAAATGCATGCGCATGAATTTAATATGGATGCGGTGATTTTGTATAAAGGAGGTATTGAACATGAAGGTCTTCGTTGTAGGATCAAATGGACAGATTGGTCAACAGCTTATTCATCTTTTGAAGAATAGTGAAGAACACACCGTTCTTGCCATGGTACGAAAACAAGAACAGGTAGATTCATTTGCAGCACAGGGTGTGGAAACGGTGCTTGCCGACTTGGAAGGTACGGTTGACTCACTTGTAGCTGCTGTAACGGGTTGTGATGCCATTGTATTTGCAGCTGGTTCTGGCGGTACAACGGGATATGATAAAACACTCCTGATTGATCTGGATGGTGCCGGGAAAACCATTGAAGCGGCTCAAAAAGCGGGTATTGATCGATTTATCATGGTGAGTGCGATCCAAGCCAATAATCGTGAGAACTGGCATGATAACATCCTTCCATATTATGCAGCGAAACACTATGCTGATAGATTGTTAGAGATCAGTGGATTAACATATACCATTATACGTCCAGGGATTCTAATGAATGAACCGGGAACAGGTAAAGTTACTGCTGCTGAGAATATCACATCCGGTAATATTGCTCGTGAAGATGTAGCTCATGTGATTTTGGCCAGTTTGAGTGAGGAGAATACCTACAAGCGTTCATTTGATCTAATCGCTGGTGAGGATACAATATCTGAGGCATTGAGTGGGCTCTGATCCAAAACAAAATTTTCGACGATATCTGATCAGTTAAGAGAGGGCTATACAATGATTATGTGGATGCTTTTGACCTTCATATTAGGTATCTTCATCGTTGTACGTCAATTTTGGCCACTGCGCAATCTTGAATATATAGATTATCAAGTATTTCTCAGACAAGAGCGTGATTTTCGGCAGTATAAAGTAATTGATATTCGAGATGCGACGGATTATATGGCTAATCCTACTCCGGATACGATTAACATCTCATTGGGGCGTCTTGCTTTCACATGGGAAAAATACCTTCTTCGAGAAGATAACGTAATTATAATGTCACCTGGTATGCTTCAATCCAAAAAGGCTGTTCGTATTTTGCGAAAGCATGGATTTGAATGTCTTTACGTGATGAAGTAAAAGATATACATGAGTTCCAAATCATACGGAGTTATTAATTGTAGGCATTTATTCGATGCTTGCGCATGCATTTTTATTATTCATGATTCATGAAAAGGGGAGTTTTATTTTGATGACAGATTTATTTAGTCCATATTCTTTTAAAAGCCTAGAGCTTAAAAACCGTGTCGTAATGGCTCCAATGTGCCAATATTCAGTTGAGCAAAAAGATGGTATTGCAACAGATTGGCATTATATGCACTACGTTAGTCGTGCCGTGGGAGGAACAGGTCTCATTATCATTGAAATGACAGATGTGGAGCCGGATGGCCGGATCTCAGATTATGATCTTGGGTTATGGTCAGATGAACAGATCCCAGCTCTGAAGCGGATCGTAGATGCGTGTCACAGTTATGGGGCCAAGGTTGGCATTCAGATTGCTCATGCGGGCCGCAAAGCAGAAGATGCCGAAGTTCCAGTTGCTCCATCCGCGATTGCCTTTGATGAGAATTCCAAGCAACCTAGAGCGCTCACAACGGATGAAGTAAAAGGAATGGTTGAAAAATTCCGGAGTGCTGTAGCTCGTGCTGTTAAAGCGGGATTTGATACAATTGAGATTCATGGTGCACATGGTTACTTAATTCATCAATTCCATTCTCCACTAACAAACAAGCGTGAAGATGAATACGGTCAAGATTTAACGTTATTTGGCCGGGAGATTATTCAGGCTGCTAAGGCAGAGATGCCCGAGGATATGCCTTTGATGATGCGTATTTCAGCCAAAGAATATGTAGAAGGCGGCTATGGCATTAACGAAAGTTCCGAGTTTGCCAAGGCATATCAAGAGGCAGGCGTTGACGTATTTGACATCTCATCTGGTGGCGAAGGACCTATCGCTGCATGGGGCAGACCAGGAACTCACGCGGCTTATCAAGTACCTCTCGCTAAAGCAATCAAAGAGGCTCTTGATGTGCCCGTGATCGCTGTTGGAAGACTCGATGATCCTACGTTGGCGAATGCAGTCATCGGCAATGAAGAAGCCGATCTCGTTGCAGTTGGCAGAGGTCTGTTAAGAAATCCTTACTGGGCCTTGGAAGCAGCGTCTGCTTTGCGTAAGGCAACGGACGTTCCAAAACAATATACAACTGGCTTTTAATGTATTGATAATTTAATGTTGATGATTTAGAGATCTTCATTAATACATGAATAAGAAAGGACTCCTCTGACAAAACAGAAGGAGTCCTTTTTTGGGTTAAACTAGGGTGTGTCTTCAAACTCAGGCATGCAATACGTTGAAGGATGTCAGGGTCCAACGTCTTGACAATTCGCCAGGCTCGCTGATCCTAGCGAATTGTCAAGACGATTTTCTAAGGAACCGAGTACGTCTTATTTAGCCTTCAAGTCCTCCTTTTATTTTGTAAGGAACCTGAGACACGTTATTTACCAAATTCACCTAACAAACACGCTGTAACCGGCTGGTTATTCCAATATAGCGTGTTTCAGATTCCTTAGATTGCTGCGGCTGCTTCAAATCGCTGAATAAGACGTCAAAGGTTCGTTAGCGCTCCCGCTCCATGCTCTGCTCCAAACACGTTCAGTTACGTTCCGGCTTTCGGCAGGTTTGAAGATACGCTCTAGAGGAGGTAAAGAAACATAATAGCCAGTCTTCATCAATAGAGTGTAGTCGTTTCATCGGCTCTGCCTCGCAGGCGTTTAATGTCTTCTCTGGGCGGGAATCCGAACATGCGAGAATATTCACGACTGAATTGGGAGGGACTCTCGTAACCTACCTGAAATGCTACATCTGCTGCATCGGTGGACTTGGATAATAACAAGCGGCGCGCTTCTTGCAGCCTAAGTTGTTTTTGAAACTGAATCGGACTCATGGCAGTCACTTCTTTAAAGTGTCTGTGCAGCGAGGCAGTACTCATATTTGCCAAATCCGCCAATTCCTCAACCCGAAAATTTTGCTCAGAGTGATTCATAATATATTCAATAACGTCTCTGATTCGATAGGTATGGCTGCCTTCCATGGTAGCTTGTTCCAGGGCAGTCCCATGTGGGCCTTTCAGAACTTTGTAGAGAATTTCCTTTTTGAACAAAGGAGCGAGCAGAGGGATGTCTTCCGAATGATCTTCCAACAAACGGGCTAACCTGACGACTGCATCCAGCAGAGACGGCTCGGCTTGGCTGACAAACATCGCACGTCTCGTCGTTTTCCGCGGTCTTGCTGGGAAATCGGAATGGTTCAATACCTCCAGAATCTCACTGGATGTGAATTCAAGTTTGAGGGCCAGATAGGGAGCCTCAGACGAGGCTTGAATCACTTGTCCACTAACCGGCAAGTCAACGGTTGCCACGATATAACTTCCTGGACCATACCAGAAACGATCCTGTCCCAGCAGGACCTCTTTCTCACCCTGAACGATAATGCAGAAGGATGGTTCATTCACTCTAAATATAGGTTCAGTAACGACCGATTCACGGATTAGAGATAATGAAGGGATTGCCGTCGGGTGCACCCCATCCTTGTTGGAATAACGGTCAATGAGTGTGGCTAATTCGTTTTGTTGTTCGTGTATTTGATCAGACATGCAAAGTTCTCCTTTTTTCCTCACAACATAATAAACACATTCTATCGTATATTGACCGAAGGCGGTAGAAAACGGATAGGAATAGGCAAACATTTGATGTGAATGGATAAGACATTCTGATTGCTGGTTACATAATCACAAGTACACAGGTCATGATATACAACAAGTACAGAAGATATACACTTACGGTTCAGCTAATACATGATCAGATGAGAATGAAAAGGGTATCTACATCTTTTATTTACTGATCGTTCCCGATGTGTTAGATTGATTTTGGGAGGGAAGTCGAATGGCTAGAAGTAAAGAGTTTGAAGTGAACGAAGTATTGGATAAAGCAATGAAGATCTTCTGGGAACAAGGTTACGAGAAAACGTCGATGAGTGACCTGGTTGAGCATATGGGAATTCATCGCAGAAGTATATATGATACATTTGACGACAAACATTCGCTGTTTTTGCAGGCAATGGATCGTTACAGAGGTAAGGTCAGCACCACATTACTTGCAGAAATCAAGGCATCCAAGACGGCAGTGGAAGCACTGCATAAAATTTTTGATGTTATGATCAGTGAAGCAGAAGAGACACCATCGGGTTGTTTGATCGTGAACTCGGCTGTGGAGCTAGGCACACGTGATCAGGAAGTGGACAACCGATCTCTTGAATCGTTTAACGAAGCTGAGCGAATGTTCGAGCAGATTATTCAATGGGGGCAGCGAGAGGGAGAATTCTCTTCTGATCATGATGCGAAGGAAATGGCAGAGTACCTGCATAATATTTCTGTCGGCATCAGAGCCATGGCAAGAACCTCGACGGATAAGGAAAAATTAAACCGGATTATCCATGTAACGATGAAACTTTTGGAAAAATGATGAGTAGAGACATACCCAAAAAAGTAGCTTGAAATCCGTTAGAGGACTTCAAGCTACTTTTTTTGTGCGCTATTTTAGAAAATGCATGAACCATCAATTGGTGATGGCATTTTCCATTGGTTTAATTTTATGAATCTCTTCGGTTCCCGCTTCCAAAGCTGTTTCGTAGTAGGAGCGTTTGTGCTCGATGACTTCCATGGTTCTTCTTAGTTCCTCCATTTGTGCTTCGACAATAGCTTTTCGCTCCGTAAACATGTCATATCTTTGCTTCAGCGAGGAGTCCCCTTCAGAGCACCATTCAATAAAGTCCTTAATGTCTTTAATAGGCATGCCGGTCAGCTTCAGACATTGGATGATCTTTAGAAAATCAATGTCGGAGTCTTTGAACAAGCGTGTTCCGCTCGTGGTACGTTCCACAAAAGGCATGAGTCCTTCCTTATCGTAATAACGCAATGTATATACCGTAAGGTCTAATTTTTTGGCAACTTCACCGATTGAATAGGTCATTTAGAATGAATTCCTTTCTAATAGGGGTAGACTTCGAGTTAGCTCTAGGATTGATCCGAGTGAATTCTAACATGTTGGATTACTGGATGTCAAAGTACGTTGGAGATAAAAAAATAAGATAAACATTTGACCTAGAGTTAACTAGAGGGGGTAAGATTATTTTGAACTTTAAATTACTAGGAGGTTATACCATTGATTATAGCTAAAGCCAGAGCCGTTGACGGACCAGACCAACAATTCAGAAGTGCTGAAATTAAACGACGTGATCTGGATACCAATGATGTATTAATCGAGATTAAATATGCAGGTATCTGCCATTCTGACATCCATACTGCCCACGGTGAATGGGGACCTGTGAATTATCCACTCGTTCCTGGACACGAAATTGCCGGGATTGTAACGGATGTAGGAACCGGAGTATCCAAATACAAGGTCGGTGACCGAGTAGGGGTCGGATGTATGGTGGACTCTTGTGGTGAATGTGTTAACTGTCGCAAAGGTGAAGAGCAATACTGTCTCAAAGGAAATATTCAAACTTACGCTGGAGTAGACAAATACGGTGAGCCTACGCAAGGTGGATATTCAACTCATATTGTTGTCGTAGAGAATTTCGTCGTTCGCATCCCTGATAACATTGCACTTGATGCTGCTGCACCTTTGCTCTGTGCCGGTATTACGACATATTCACCACTGCATCACTGGGGAGCTGGCCCAGGTAAGAAGGTTGCCGTTGTAGGTATGGGTGGTCTTGGTCATATGGCTGTCAAAATTGCACATGCGATGGGTGCCGAGGTAACGGTTCTCTCCCAATCCTTAAGCAAAAAAGAAGATGGACTGCAATTTGGTGCAGATCACTACTTTGCCACAAGCGAACCGGAAACATTCGAGAAACTTGCAGGCACCTTCGATCTGATGATTAATACAGTAAGTGCTAATATTGATATTAACGCTTATTTCTCACTGCTCACGCTGGATGGTACACTTGTGAACGTAGGTGCTCCTGCAGAACCTTTAGCTGTTAACGTTTTTTCTCTTATCGGTCATCGCCGTTCATTCGCAGGTTCCATGATTGGTGGCATTCGTGAGACACAGGAAATGCTTGATTTCTGTGCAGAACATGATATTGCGCCTAACATTGAGGTCATCTCCGCAGACCAAATTGACGAAGCATACAAACGTGTATTGGCTTCTGACGTGAAATATCGCTTTGTTATTGATATCAGCACCATGTAATTGTGAAGTGTGCAATAATGATAGTTAAAGATAGAAAAAAAAGCAGCTGCCGCCAAGGTTAGCTGCTTTTCTGTTTTTCAGTTTGTTAATTGCTGATCATTCTACAACCCGCGCTCTTTTCGCAACGAACAGAAGATACCTGCGTCTAATAACAAGTTGGAAAAATATGAAAGGAGCGGTATGAGAAAGATGACAGTATCATTTTCACATCAGCCGGAAGGTTACGAATGTCCATTTTGTCGTATTTGGGGTATCGAGCGACCTGATCAGGGAACAAAACAAAGGGATATCATCTATCAGAATGAAAAGGTAACGGCATTTATAGCGGGCAAATGGTGGCCAAACAATAAAGGACATGTTCTTATTGTTCCGAATCAACATTTCGAGAACATCTTTGAACTCCCTGCGGATTACGCTGTTGAAATTCACCTCGCGGCTCAGCTTACAGCATTTGCAATGAAAAATACATATGGATGCGATGGGATTTCGACGCGGCAACATAATGAACCTGCTGGTAATCAAGACGTGTGGCATTATCATCTGCATGTTTACCCCAGATACGTGAATGATCAACTGTATCTGACAAATGGTTCTCCGTCCGATCCAGATGAACGCGCTTTCTATGCGGATAAGTTGCGATCTTGGATAAAGGAAAACATTTAAGGTTTAGAAGGAGATGAATCTGAGACCCTATGTTATATTTGATCAGAAGTAAGCTACATTAGGATATTCTTTGTAACGAAAAAATCATAAGATAAGAGAAGGGCTGTGCCAGTATTGAAAGGTAAGATATCTAAAAGATTGCTAGCAATTTTCGTAGTTTTAACTTTGTATGTAGGTAGCACAAATCAGATGTATGCAGAATTTA
This Paenibacillus xylanexedens DNA region includes the following protein-coding sequences:
- a CDS encoding NADH:flavin oxidoreductase/NADH oxidase, translating into MTDLFSPYSFKSLELKNRVVMAPMCQYSVEQKDGIATDWHYMHYVSRAVGGTGLIIIEMTDVEPDGRISDYDLGLWSDEQIPALKRIVDACHSYGAKVGIQIAHAGRKAEDAEVPVAPSAIAFDENSKQPRALTTDEVKGMVEKFRSAVARAVKAGFDTIEIHGAHGYLIHQFHSPLTNKREDEYGQDLTLFGREIIQAAKAEMPEDMPLMMRISAKEYVEGGYGINESSEFAKAYQEAGVDVFDISSGGEGPIAAWGRPGTHAAYQVPLAKAIKEALDVPVIAVGRLDDPTLANAVIGNEEADLVAVGRGLLRNPYWALEAASALRKATDVPKQYTTGF
- a CDS encoding AraC family transcriptional regulator, giving the protein MSDQIHEQQNELATLIDRYSNKDGVHPTAIPSLSLIRESVVTEPIFRVNEPSFCIIVQGEKEVLLGQDRFWYGPGSYIVATVDLPVSGQVIQASSEAPYLALKLEFTSSEILEVLNHSDFPARPRKTTRRAMFVSQAEPSLLDAVVRLARLLEDHSEDIPLLAPLFKKEILYKVLKGPHGTALEQATMEGSHTYRIRDVIEYIMNHSEQNFRVEELADLANMSTASLHRHFKEVTAMSPIQFQKQLRLQEARRLLLSKSTDAADVAFQVGYESPSQFSREYSRMFGFPPREDIKRLRGRADETTTLY
- a CDS encoding TetR/AcrR family transcriptional regulator produces the protein MARSKEFEVNEVLDKAMKIFWEQGYEKTSMSDLVEHMGIHRRSIYDTFDDKHSLFLQAMDRYRGKVSTTLLAEIKASKTAVEALHKIFDVMISEAEETPSGCLIVNSAVELGTRDQEVDNRSLESFNEAERMFEQIIQWGQREGEFSSDHDAKEMAEYLHNISVGIRAMARTSTDKEKLNRIIHVTMKLLEK
- a CDS encoding MerR family transcriptional regulator — its product is MTYSIGEVAKKLDLTVYTLRYYDKEGLMPFVERTTSGTRLFKDSDIDFLKIIQCLKLTGMPIKDIKDFIEWCSEGDSSLKQRYDMFTERKAIVEAQMEELRRTMEVIEHKRSYYETALEAGTEEIHKIKPMENAITN
- a CDS encoding NAD(P)-dependent alcohol dehydrogenase, coding for MIIAKARAVDGPDQQFRSAEIKRRDLDTNDVLIEIKYAGICHSDIHTAHGEWGPVNYPLVPGHEIAGIVTDVGTGVSKYKVGDRVGVGCMVDSCGECVNCRKGEEQYCLKGNIQTYAGVDKYGEPTQGGYSTHIVVVENFVVRIPDNIALDAAAPLLCAGITTYSPLHHWGAGPGKKVAVVGMGGLGHMAVKIAHAMGAEVTVLSQSLSKKEDGLQFGADHYFATSEPETFEKLAGTFDLMINTVSANIDINAYFSLLTLDGTLVNVGAPAEPLAVNVFSLIGHRRSFAGSMIGGIRETQEMLDFCAEHDIAPNIEVISADQIDEAYKRVLASDVKYRFVIDISTM
- a CDS encoding HIT family protein; amino-acid sequence: MTVSFSHQPEGYECPFCRIWGIERPDQGTKQRDIIYQNEKVTAFIAGKWWPNNKGHVLIVPNQHFENIFELPADYAVEIHLAAQLTAFAMKNTYGCDGISTRQHNEPAGNQDVWHYHLHVYPRYVNDQLYLTNGSPSDPDERAFYADKLRSWIKENI